One genomic window of Corticium candelabrum chromosome 9, ooCorCand1.1, whole genome shotgun sequence includes the following:
- the LOC134183935 gene encoding uncharacterized protein LOC134183935 has protein sequence MEPPSVDEIMEMNMKRLLEWCEKLKVPNLNSIETANELRQELFKCVKARNKLKPAPPPFSVASSVFQDFGRKQREFACAVDKVEKLITDEAVLLWLKKLHLPEQSVWMTADDLKQVRESCTRGRPILLIAGSTSSGKSTLLNALLGEELLPTSHNAATSVLCEIKYSGSSDKRYAVIHFDNGKEERMDLTNSEEVMRLAGFVNQSREEKFGSIVGLSFNKFEKLVQRQRKCVRVELYWPLEFLKDFILVDSPGVTESEGDSVSRQITERFQEDIACGCIYVLDGMRSAEEAAQAGGLLSAVAKGTHKDPCPDSALFVVNKWDIVSQQQSEEQRQEILHKIASNISFRWKGFRPHQIVTMNSKLAAQAQQLGSSTKDVHRLCQGIARILPRGMDNMLKKAIERPHELMDQIEQSVENTLRELQLPLEERKQKRMEDMDQLKMFKESLKSGNIAKAKQKIGQQIDKMVHELSDYLMSAKGFQDAMKWKKKDLDEAEQEAFSDRNVEDLVTTRFIKAVCRSEPFQGFLKWADEEAKNDAIVISREFNLLKADIAISDPSSPESTDKFEETEEISWDAKKMAAAVAVAIPVLLVGVPLALAVAVVGGPVYGITELVRAARNKSFKNSVENAYKGMIQKVCSREGVLLRQTVLNLLQTHCLPVEVIFKDIPARIHDLEQELTARAKQDAKDVPSYQEVLEQCQEVKGVMSRFILNLNMHNYSGSDIDWPSPKKPIAKGSFGDVYKVTVQGVGVAALKLMQDSITKENADEFLKEFNNSKHFIHPNLVKFYGSVVVSHKPLYLGLLFEWCDGGTLEDVIFSSKRIPPTKQKGFIHVQQLGLEILDGLKFLHSKGIMHRDLKPENIMLTNNKNVRLGDMGLVKPIFLVTGTLCGTMAYMAPEVIRQQPYNTSADMYSIGVILWEMWTGKRVYHDMDCPKALEMLHVNVMKGRAKPGKFLDADRLSDEIPASVIGAWESLVEQCWSIVPRMRPTAEAAYKTVKEMKIL, from the exons ATGGAGCCTCCTAGTGTGGACGAAATTATGGAGATGAACATGAAGCGATTATTGGAGTGGTGCGAGAAGCTGAAGGTACCCAACCTCAACAGCATAGAGACAGCGAATGAACTTCGTCAGGAATTGTTCAAGTGTGTGAAGGCTCGCAACAAACTTAAACCAGCGCCTCCA CCGTTCTCTGTGGCTTCTAGTGTGTTTCAAGACTTCGGTAGGAAGCAACGAGAATTCGCGTGCGCTGTAGACAAAGTAGAGAAGTTGATTACAGACGAAGCGGTGCTGCTGTGGCTGAAAAAGCTACATCTTCCCGAACAAAGCGTGTGGATGACAGCTGACGATCTGAAACAAGTCAGAGAGTCGTGTACTCGTGGTCGGCCTATTCTCTTGATCGCAG GAAGTACATCATCAGGCAAGAGCACACTGTTAAATGCATTGTTGGGTGAGGAGTTGCTACCAACATCTCATAATGCTGCAACTTCTGTGCTTTGTGAAATCAAGTATTCAGGCAGCTCTGACAAGCGGTATGCTGTCATTCATTTTGACAACGGAAAGGAAGAGCGGATGGATTTAACAAATAGTGAAGAAGTGATGAGGCTAGCAggttttgtcaatcagtcaaggGAGGAAAAATTTGGATCTATTGTTGGCTTGTCTTTcaataaatttgaaaaattggtccaaagacaaagaaaatgtgTTCGAGTTGAATTATACTGGCCACTGGAATTTCTCAAG GACTTCATCCTAGTTGATAGTCCTGGTGTTACTGAATCAGAAGGTGATTCAGTTTCTCGTCAGATTACTGAACGATTTCAAGAAGACATTGCTTGTGGATGCATCTATGTTTTGGATGGAATGAGATCAGCTGAAGAAGCAGCGCAG GCTGGTGGACTTTTGTCAGCGGTTGCCAAAGGCACGCATAAAGATCCATGTCCCGACtctgctttgtttgttgtcaacaaaTGGGACATTGTGTCCCAACAACAGTCTGAAGAGCAACGTCAGGAAATCTTGCATAAGATTGCTAGCAACATCTCTTTTCGTTGGAAAGGATTTAGACCGCATCAGATCGTTACAATGAACTCAAAGTTAGCTGCTCAGGCACAACAGTTGGGTTCATCGACAAAGGATGTGCATCGACTGTGTCAAGGAATCGCTAGAATCCTTCCTCGAGGAATGGACAACATGTTAAAGAAAGCTATAGA GCGTCCTCATGAGCTAATGGATCAAATTGAGCAGTCTGTTGAAAACACACTTCGTGAGCTGCAATTGCCACTGGaagaaagaaagcagaaacgaATGGAAGACATGGATCAACTGAAAATGTTTAAGGAGTCTCTAAAGAGTGGGAATATTGCTAAAGCAAAGCAGAAGATTGGTCAACAGATCGACAAGATGGTTCATGAGCTGTCTGATTACCTGATGTCTGCCAAGGGATTTCAAGATGCAATGAAGTGGAAGAAGAAGGACTTGGATGAAGCAGAACAAGAAGCATTCTCTGACAGGAATGTTGAAGATTTGGTTACTACTAGATTTATCAAGGCTGTCTGTAGATCTGAACCATTTCAGGGATTTTTGAAATGGGCAGATGAAGAAGCTAAGAATGATGCAATTGTGATTTCTCGAGAATTCAATTTACTTAAAGCGGACATTGCCATCTCAGATCCATCATCACCTGAATCCACTGATAAGTTTGAAGAAACTGAAGAAATTTCATGGGATGCAAAAAAGATGGCAGCTGCTGTGGCTGTTGCTATTCCTGTTCTGTTAGTTGGTGTCCCACTAGCTTTAGCTGTTGCAGTAGTTGGTGGCCCAGTCTATGGCATTACAGAACTGGTGAGGGCTGCACGCAATAAGAGCTTCAAGAACTCTGTTGAAAATGCATACAAGGGTATGATTCAAAAAGTGTGTTCAAGAGAAGGAGTCCTATTGCGTCAAACTGTCCTAAATCTGCTACAAACCCATTGTTTGCCTGTTGAAGTAATATTCAAAGACATTCCAGCTCGAATACATGATCTAGAGCAAGAACTAACAGCTAGAGCTAAGCAAGATGCCAAAGATGTCCCTTCATATCAAGAAGTTTTAGAGCAATGTCAGGAGGTGAAAGGGGTAATGTCACGTTTTATTCTCAACTTGAATATGCATAACTACAGTGGTAGTGATATTGATTGGCCAAGTCCAAAGAAGCCAATAGCCAAGGGGAGTTTTGGAGACGTTTACAAGGTAACCGTTCAGGGAGTAGGTGTGGCAGCTCTCAAACTTATGCAGGACTCTATCACCAAGGAGAATGCTGATGAATTTTTGAAGGAATTCAACAATTCCAA GCACTTTATACATCCGAATTTGGTAAAATTTTACGGCTCGGTGGTTGTCTCACACAAGCCGTTGTACCTTGGTCTTCTGTTTGAGTGGTGTGATGGGGGCACTCTTGAAGATGTGATTTTTAGCTCCAAACGAATTCCACCAACAAAGCAAAAAGGCTTCATTCATGTACAGCAGTTGGGATTGGAAATTCTTGATGGACTGAAGTTCCTTCACAGTAAAGGCATCATGCATCGAGATCTGAAACCAGAAAATATTATG cttacaaacaacaagaacgtTAGACTTGGTGATATGGGCTTGGTTAAGCCAATCTTCTTGGTGACAGGGACACTGTGTGGCACTATGGCGTACATGGCTCCCGAAGTAATTCGGCAGCAACCGTATAATACATCTGCTGATATGTACAGTATTGGTGTCATTCTGTGGGAGATGTGGACTGGAAAGCGTGTGTATCATGATATGGACTGTCCAAAGGCACTAGAAATGCTGCACGTCAATGTCATGAAAGGAAGAGCTAAACCTGGCAAATTTTTAGATGCTGACAGACTTTCAGATGAGATACCAGCATCGGTTATTGGTGCATGGGAGAGCCTCGTTGAGCAATGTTGGTCAATTGTACCTAGAATGAGACCTACAGCAGAAGCAGCTTACAAGACAGTGAAGGAAATGAAAATTTTGTAA
- the LOC134183936 gene encoding gamma-aminobutyric acid type B receptor subunit 1-like produces MWTVVLNVALVTTCSSFLCSLAASTSSLHIGALLPVAENPRFFNKDLEFICEIAVDHVNESPDILPNHTLALELQDSMCDVGLAIYELSNLLQAGKETMVALIGEGCSTATQPIARATPLWNLVLFNFLSTSPALSNTDIYPSFYPVLPSENGLNPARVAVMKQNRWRKAIILIQSSEIFDLNAENLRQSMVASGFETPKLLLLPESHDYSHVVQQVKETGIRILFGLFYEEVGRQVICEFWKNGISAPDYVWHFVGWYQSPYWYLATIGDKEQPGSCSREQLLTTVNGHFTYDVAQVRADTDIRLATGKTVQEIANTLSRKKSTSFQNVSDVFRQYSAYGYDCVLALGLSLHRVAEHLAISGEISRLNNFTYNDDILIKIIRNVTKDETFVFEGLTGPVRVATLFSLEEQQRRAAAHVKIYYNTRDQTHFIALVTGNDTKHFSSIPWTTTNNKPPHDSTPDVEKYSNVGFFVAMVVLAALGLVIDLVLFVFTQQQRNHRIMKKAVPRINRWLILGTAGVFLAIIFYGFDGQFFAFSDPSSLHLCFARIVALALGFTFAFGTILVKTIAELCKLQGFKCIGGINQQVFLRNLEYLLIGILLLLDIILLIMWRNLDSFTKSIQVLNPHDDDKIRYIRYKCSVGDSWANGFAGYKLIMLLATIILVCVHIKTVSTKDKRHSPYKDLIVSSCGMAFSFAAFGLVFIDDPGLEYALVSLVLIVMSYLILGSMFALKFLGVLMSSHNKDNVDETDANGARIKELHDLYKVNKNQKELLKRIQQQGGLTEQLAAAVSEALQPVGNLVPSEVVTSTASRIHKDVEMW; encoded by the exons ATGTGGACTGTTGTGCTCAATGTTGCTCTAGTTACAACATGCTCTAGCTTTTTGTGTTCTCTTGCTGCTAGCACAAGTAGCCTACACATCGGTGCGTTGCTACCGGTTGCAGAGAACCCACGATTTTTCAACAAGGACCTAGAGTTTATATGTGAGATAGCCGTAGATCACGTCAACGAATCGCCAGACATTCTTCCAAATCACACTCTCGCTCTAGAGTTGCAAGATTCTATG TGTGATGTTGGGCTGGCTATCTATGAACTGTCAAACTTGCTACAGGCAGGGAAAGAGACCATGGTGGCTTTAATTGGTGAGGGATGCTCAACTGCAACCCAACCTATTGCACGAGCAACTCCATTGTGGAATCTGGTTTTg tttaattttctTTCGACATCTCCAGCTTTGTCTAACACTGACATTTATCCAAGCTTTTATCCTGTATTACCTTCAGAGAATGGCTTGAATCCAGCTCGTGTGGCTGTGATGAAACAAAACAGGTGGAGAAAGGCAATAATTTTGATTCAATCATCTGAAATATTCGATCTG AATGCTGAAAATCTTCGACAGAGTATGGTGGCTTCAGGTTTTGAAACACCAAAACTGTTACTTTTACCAGAAAGTCACGATTATTCCCATGTCGTACAACAAGTCAAG GAAACTGGAATTCGCATTCTCTTTGGACTGTTTTATGAGGAAGTTGGCAGACAAGTTATATGTGAG TTTTGGAAGAACGGCATATCTGCACCCGACTATGTGTGGCATTTTGTTGGATGGTATCAGTCTCCATATTGGTATTTGGCAACAATTGGTGACAAGGAACAGCCTGGAAGCTGCAGTCGTGAACAGTTACTGACAACAGTAAATGGACACTTTACCTATGACGTTGCTCAAGTGAGAGCTGATACAGATATTAGATTGGCAACAGGAAAG ACGGTGCAGGAAATTGCAAATACTTTATCAAGAAAAAAATCCACTAGTTTCCAAAACGTTTCTGATGTGTTTCGTCAGTACAGTGCATATGGCTATGATTGTGTGCTAGCTCTTGGTTTATCATTGCACAGAGTAGCAGAGCACCTTGCCATTTCAGGAGAGATTAGCAGGCTTAACAACTTTACATACAATGATGACATTTTGATCAAAATAATACGAAATGTGACTAAAGATGAAACATTTGTGTTTGAAGGCTTAACA GGTCCTGTGCGAGTTGCCACTTTGTTTAGTCTTGAAGAGCAGCAAAGACGAGCAGCAGCACATGTTAAGATTTACTACAATACAA GAGATCAAACTCATTTTATTGCTCTTGTCACTGGCAATGACACTAAACATTTTTCTTCGATTCCATGGACAA CAACTAATAATAAACCTCCTCATGACTCAACTCCAGATGTGGAGAAGTATTCCAATGTTGGCTTTTTTGTTGCAATGGTCGTGCTAGCAGCTCTTGGGCTGGTAATTGACTTGgttttatttgtgtttacaCAGCAGCAAAGAAATCACAG AATAATGAAGAAGGCTGTACCTCGAATCAACAGGTGGTTAATTCTTGGAACTGCTGGAGTGTTTCTAGCAATCATCTTTTATGGATTTGATGGCCAGTTTTTTGCATTCAGTGACCCTTCTTCACTTCATCTTTGCTTT GCTCGCATAGTTGCCCTGGCATTGGGTTTCACCTTTGCTTTTGGAACAATACTGGTTAAGACGATTGCTGAACTTTGCAAACTGCAAGGCTTTAAATGCATA GGAGGCATTAACCAACAGGTATTTCTACGGAATTTGGAGTATCTTCTAATAGGAATTTTGCTGCTATTGGACATTATTTTGTTGATTATGTGGCGCAATTTAGATTCTTTTACAAAGTCTATTCAAGTACTAAATCCTCAT GATGATGACAAAATTAGGTATATTCGTTACAAGTGTTCAGTAGGAGATAGTTGGGCTAATGGTTTTGCTGGCTACAAACTTATCATGCTTCTTGCTACCATTATTcttgtatgtgtacacatcAAGACTGTGAGCACGAAGGATAAAAGACACTCACCGTATAAAGACTTGATCGTATCGAGTTGTGGTATGGCGTTTTCTTTTGCTGCATTTGGTTTGGTGTTTATTGATGACCCTGGATTGGAGTATGCTCTGGTTTCATTGGTCTTAATTGTGATGTCATACTTGATTCTTGGATCAATGTTTGCATTGAAA TTTTTGGGTGTTTTGATGTCAAGTCATAACAAAGATAACGTTGATGAAACAGATGCAAATGGTGCAAGAATCAAAGAGCTGCATGATCTCTACAAGGTCAACAAGAATCAAAAGGAGTTGTTGAAACGTATTCAACAACAG GGTGGTCTTACAGAACAGTTAGCAGCTGCTGTCAGTGAGGCATTACAGCCAGTAGGTAATTTGGTGCCTTCAGAGGTGGTTACAAGTACAGCCAGTAGAATTCACAAAGATGTTGAAATGTGGTAG
- the LOC134183937 gene encoding cytochrome b-c1 complex subunit 2, mitochondrial-like produces the protein MSTLRPIGRCIRYFQGRRAVRRFASAATVPLSDPHPSIPDAGSHSRIPPEPTKVTHLASGITVASIETYSPVSRLGLIVEAGSRFETEKNRGVTHFLRNSAFLSTSDYTAFRISRETEQLGGHLSATSTRDHFIYMGDCMRNDIGVMMEGISSVALNSSFFPWEVSNQTARVELDLKLAAESPTIGIMESVHKGAFRTTLGNSLYCPTYNLGKITSDHLHQFVSDHYQPKRMVVIGIGVNSDEFVKTVQDTFSSAKSPEKVIDKLASQYHGGSEHRVETGSELVHACLATEGVGLSSKDFLTSGLLQRILGVTPFIKWSPNTISRVNKAGSEAVGGNPAMVTCFNTCHSDSGLFGLYVVSHADDVRKVLSAAVNEFSAVAKGNISDAELTRAKNQLKASILMTHESQVELLEDIGTQILVNGTYTDAHAAADSVDKISGDDVVQVAKRFFGGKPTYAAQGNLCNTPYLDELRS, from the exons ATGTCTACTCTAAGACCGATAGGACGTTGTATAAGATATTTCCAAGGACGTCGCGCTGTTAGA CGATTTGCGTCAGCAGCAACCGTACCACTCAGTGATCCTCATCCTTCTATTCCTGATGCTGGATCGCACAGCAGGATACCGCCGGAACCAACAAAA GTCACTCACTTggcatctggaatcactgTGGCGTCCATAGAGACGTACTCTCCTGTTTCACGTTTGGGGCTTATTGTGGAAGCTGGTAGCCGCTTTGAAACAGAGAAGAATAGAGGCGTTACGCATTTTCTAAGAAATTCAGCGTTTCTG TCAACATCTGATTACACTGCTTTCCGTATTTCAAGAGAGACAGAGCAATTGGGAGGCCATCTAAG CGCGACTTCAACTAGAGACCATTTCATATACATGGGAGATTGCATGAGAAATGATAT TGGTGTCATGATGGAAGGAATCTCTAGTGTTGCTCTTAATTCATCCTTTTTTCCATGGGAG GTCTCTAATCAAACTGCTCGTGTAGAGTTGGATCTAAAACTGGCAGCAGAGTCTCCTACAATTG GAATTATGGAAAGTGTTCACAAAGGTGCTTTTAG GACAACATTGGGTAACTCTCTTTATTGTCCTACGTACAACTTGGGAAAGATCACATCTGACCAT TTGCATCAATTTGTGTCTGATCATTATCAACCAAAGAGAATGGTAGTAATTGGCATTGGAGTGAACTCTGATGAGTTTGTGAAGACTGTACAGGACACTTTCAGCTCTGCAAAATCACCCGAAAAAGTGATTGACAAACTGGCAAGTCAATACCATGGTGGAAGTGAACATCGAGTGGAGACTGGATCAGAGctagtgcatgcatgtcttgCCACAGAAGGAGTTGG TTTGAGCAGCAAAGATTTTCTTACCAGTGGACTGTTACAG AGGATTTTGGGAGTGACACCATTTATCAAGTGGAGCCCTAACACGATATCAAG AGTCAATAAAGCAGGAAGTGAAGCAGTTGGTGGAAATCCAGCTATG GTGACTTGTTTCAATACATGCCATTCTGATTCTGGTCTGTTTGGGCTGTATGTGGTATCCCATGCAGATGACGTTAGAAAG GTTTTATCGGCTGCTGTCAACGAGTTCAGTGCAGTTGCTAAGGGCAACATATCTGATGCTGAGTTAACAAGAGCAAA GAATCAGTTGAAGGCTAGCATTCTGATGACCCACGAGAGCCAGGTGGAACTGCTGGAAGACATCGGCACTCAG ATACTGGTCAATGGGACGTATACTGATGCTCATGCAGCTGCAGATAGTGTGGACAAAATATCTGGTGATGATGTCGTGCAG GTTGCTAAAAGATTTTTTGGCGGAAAACCAACATATGCTGCTCAGGGGAACTTGTGCAACACACCTTATCTCGATGAACTCAGGAGCTAA